The following are from one region of the Vibrio hyugaensis genome:
- a CDS encoding succinylglutamate desuccinylase — translation MTKSLFRQSFLTDTLDVHIDVAPAEQVLSNGVKLKLYQRGVLEVIPDEYTQETKNVIISCGVHGDETAPMELVDSIIKDIESDFQKVEARCLFIIAHPESTLEHTRFLEENLNRLFDEKEHEPTKELAIADTLKLLVRDFYQDTAAETRWHLDLHCAIRDSKHYTFAVSPKTRHPVRSKALIDFLDSAHIEAVLLSNSPSSTFSWFSAENYGAQALTMELGRVARIGENDLDKMTAFDLSLRNLIAESKAEHLSKPCIKYRVSRTIVRLHEDFDFMFDDNVENFTAFVHGEVFGHDGDKPLMAKNDNEAIVFPNRHVAIGQRAALMVCEVKTRFEDGELVYD, via the coding sequence ATGACGAAGTCTCTCTTTCGCCAATCGTTTTTAACTGACACGTTAGATGTTCATATTGATGTCGCGCCAGCGGAGCAGGTGCTGTCTAATGGTGTAAAACTTAAACTCTATCAGCGTGGTGTGCTAGAAGTCATTCCTGATGAATACACTCAGGAAACGAAGAACGTCATCATCTCTTGTGGTGTCCACGGGGATGAAACCGCACCGATGGAGCTGGTGGATTCAATTATCAAAGACATCGAATCCGACTTCCAGAAAGTCGAGGCTCGATGCTTATTCATTATCGCTCACCCAGAATCGACTCTGGAGCACACGCGATTTTTAGAAGAAAACCTTAACCGACTGTTTGATGAGAAAGAGCACGAGCCAACCAAAGAGCTTGCGATTGCTGATACTCTCAAATTGTTAGTGAGAGATTTCTATCAAGATACGGCAGCTGAAACACGCTGGCACTTAGATTTGCACTGTGCGATCCGTGATTCAAAGCACTACACTTTTGCTGTGAGTCCGAAAACGCGTCATCCTGTTCGTAGCAAAGCCTTGATTGATTTTCTCGACAGCGCACATATTGAAGCGGTGCTACTGTCTAACTCTCCATCGAGTACATTTAGCTGGTTTAGTGCGGAAAACTACGGTGCGCAAGCACTGACCATGGAACTTGGTCGTGTTGCTCGCATTGGTGAAAACGATCTCGATAAGATGACTGCATTTGACCTCTCTTTGCGTAATTTAATTGCAGAATCAAAAGCAGAGCACTTATCGAAGCCATGTATTAAGTACCGCGTAAGCCGTACGATTGTGCGCTTGCATGAAGATTTTGACTTTATGTTCGATGACAATGTAGAGAACTTTACCGCGTTTGTTCATGGGGAAGTGTTTGGTCATGATGGAGATAAGCCGTTAATGGCTAAAAACGACAACGAAGCGATAGTCTTCCCAAATCGCCATGTTGCTATTGGGCAGCGAGCAGCGTTAATGGTGTGTGAAGTGAAAACACGCTTTGAAGATGGCGAATTAGTCTACGATTGA
- a CDS encoding M3 family oligoendopeptidase — protein sequence MTAPSWDLSIVYNDLADPRIQDDIALVEQCIDLLNKQSADCNSVEVMQNAILTSEAASRLAGTIANFANCYASVDATNAEAKALLGRMTRIFSELSQAYSAFELKLTHADDEFITRVLDHENPDINGQAFSISNSRKLADTRLSTEEEKLLAAMSVDGKSAWGKLYNNLTGSLKVQLEHADSESEELGFSQAASILYGSEFERQEGAWRGVQKAMATHQESFAAILNALSGWRLTENKKRSVKRDVHFLDPSLHGSRIKAETLDSMMTVAKDSRDIGQKAGLLMAKVHGFDEMKPWNHLAAMPALSGEAKVYPFDEAIDVICEAFETVNPDMSEFVRMMVQNGWIDAAPNANKRLGAYCTKLPATRTPLVFMTWSGSRSDLMTLAHELGHAFHNWVIRDLPLCQTYYPMTLAETASIFAENIVRDHLISKAETVDDKLEMLWEELSSALALMINIPVRYEFEKAFYERRQEGELTADDFCELMSETWKDWYGDVMSEADPYFWASKLHFSISGVSFYNYPYLFGFLFSKGIYAQRASKGESFYSDYVELLRDTGNMMAEDVVAKHLSMDLTQPEFWQQSVELVRDKVDEFERLLAQRGE from the coding sequence ATGACTGCTCCTAGCTGGGATTTATCCATCGTTTATAACGATCTCGCTGACCCACGAATTCAAGATGACATTGCCCTTGTAGAGCAATGCATTGACCTACTCAATAAACAGTCTGCTGATTGTAACTCTGTCGAAGTGATGCAAAACGCAATCTTAACCAGCGAGGCGGCAAGCCGTTTGGCAGGCACTATTGCGAACTTCGCAAACTGTTACGCGTCAGTGGATGCGACAAATGCAGAGGCGAAAGCACTGCTTGGTCGTATGACACGTATCTTTTCCGAGCTTTCTCAAGCTTACAGTGCCTTTGAGCTTAAATTGACTCACGCTGATGATGAGTTCATTACTCGTGTTCTAGATCATGAAAATCCAGACATTAATGGTCAGGCGTTTTCGATTTCAAATTCACGTAAGCTCGCTGACACACGCTTAAGCACTGAAGAAGAAAAGTTGTTAGCGGCAATGAGTGTGGATGGGAAATCGGCGTGGGGCAAGCTTTACAATAACCTTACAGGTTCATTAAAAGTTCAATTAGAACATGCGGATAGCGAGAGCGAAGAACTCGGTTTCTCCCAAGCGGCGAGTATTCTTTATGGCTCGGAGTTTGAGCGTCAAGAAGGTGCATGGCGCGGTGTGCAAAAGGCGATGGCCACACATCAAGAATCGTTCGCAGCGATTCTCAATGCACTTTCAGGTTGGCGTTTAACGGAAAACAAAAAGCGTTCTGTTAAACGTGATGTTCATTTCCTTGACCCAAGTTTGCACGGTAGTCGAATTAAAGCTGAAACGCTTGACTCAATGATGACGGTTGCAAAAGACAGCCGTGACATAGGCCAGAAAGCGGGCTTACTAATGGCAAAAGTACACGGTTTTGATGAGATGAAACCATGGAATCACCTTGCTGCGATGCCTGCTCTAAGTGGTGAAGCGAAAGTTTACCCTTTTGATGAAGCAATCGACGTTATTTGTGAAGCGTTCGAAACCGTGAACCCAGATATGTCTGAGTTTGTCCGCATGATGGTACAAAACGGTTGGATTGATGCCGCACCCAATGCCAATAAACGCCTTGGTGCGTACTGTACCAAGCTGCCAGCGACACGTACGCCACTTGTGTTTATGACTTGGAGTGGTAGCCGCTCAGATTTGATGACGCTTGCTCATGAGCTTGGTCATGCGTTCCACAACTGGGTGATTCGTGACTTGCCGCTTTGCCAAACGTACTACCCGATGACGTTGGCAGAAACTGCCTCGATTTTCGCTGAAAACATCGTTCGCGATCATCTAATTTCAAAAGCAGAAACTGTGGATGATAAGCTCGAAATGCTGTGGGAAGAGCTCTCTTCGGCGTTAGCGCTGATGATCAACATTCCAGTTCGTTACGAGTTTGAGAAAGCGTTTTACGAGCGTCGACAAGAGGGTGAACTGACCGCAGATGACTTCTGTGAACTGATGTCAGAAACGTGGAAAGATTGGTATGGCGATGTAATGAGTGAGGCTGATCCTTATTTCTGGGCGAGCAAACTTCACTTCTCTATTTCTGGTGTGAGTTTCTACAACTATCCGTATCTGTTCGGCTTCTTATTCAGTAAAGGCATTTACGCGCAGCGTGCTTCGAAAGGTGAGAGCTTCTACAGTGACTACGTGGAATTGTTGCGTGATACTGGCAATATGATGGCAGAGGACGTAGTAGCCAAACACTTATCGATGGATCTGACGCAACCAGAATTTTGGCAGCAGAGTGTTGAGCTAGTTCGTGACAAAGTAGACGAATTTGAACGTTTACTCGCACAACGTGGTGAATAA
- the cobC gene encoding alpha-ribazole phosphatase family protein has translation MKTLNIYLLRHGKVNAAPGLHGQADLNVDDVEQRKIAQAWQQTGREVEGIISSTLSRCHDLAQILAEQQLLPLHVEPQLQELDFGDFDGIPFDMLSEHWNKLDAFWKAPAQHTLPNAESLDDFSHRVTCAWSQIINDINDNLLIVTHGGVIRMILAHVLGVDWRNPRWYSTLAIGNASVTHITITIDDQIYASVRSIGVPLFEN, from the coding sequence ATGAAAACGCTGAATATCTATTTACTGCGACACGGGAAAGTGAACGCAGCCCCAGGTTTACACGGACAAGCCGATTTAAACGTTGATGATGTTGAGCAACGCAAAATTGCACAAGCCTGGCAACAAACGGGTCGAGAAGTAGAAGGGATCATTAGCTCTACTTTGTCACGTTGTCACGATCTTGCTCAGATACTTGCAGAGCAGCAACTTTTGCCTTTGCATGTGGAGCCACAACTTCAAGAGTTGGATTTTGGTGATTTCGACGGTATCCCATTTGACATGCTTTCTGAGCATTGGAACAAGCTCGACGCGTTTTGGAAAGCACCTGCACAACACACCTTGCCGAATGCTGAGAGCCTAGACGATTTCTCTCATCGCGTAACTTGTGCTTGGTCTCAAATCATTAATGATATCAATGACAACTTGCTAATTGTCACGCATGGTGGCGTAATTAGAATGATTCTCGCCCATGTGTTGGGGGTGGATTGGCGCAATCCACGATGGTATTCGACATTAGCGATAGGAAATGCGTCAGTAACACATATAACAATTACCATCGATGATCAGATTTACGCCTCAGTTCGTTCGATAGGCGTACCACTATTTGAAAATTAG
- the cobU gene encoding bifunctional adenosylcobinamide kinase/adenosylcobinamide-phosphate guanylyltransferase — protein MKQLILGGARSGKSSLAESRAQQWAQNKNGTLHYVATALPFDEEMRQRIAHHKQQRGAGWIEHECPLNLPELICEFSSQDVVLVDCLTLWLNNWIFELGDDCCNERLEEKIERLVNAIAQSEATLIFVSNEVGMGIVPLGAVSRYFVDNAGRMNQKLAIVCEQVTFVAAGLPLELKPQEGKK, from the coding sequence ATGAAGCAACTTATTCTAGGTGGTGCGCGTTCAGGAAAATCGAGCTTAGCAGAGAGCAGGGCGCAACAGTGGGCACAAAATAAAAACGGAACGCTTCACTACGTGGCGACGGCATTGCCTTTTGATGAGGAAATGAGGCAACGCATTGCTCACCATAAACAGCAGCGAGGGGCTGGGTGGATTGAACATGAATGTCCGCTTAACTTGCCTGAGCTCATTTGTGAGTTTTCGTCTCAAGATGTCGTGTTAGTTGACTGCCTTACGCTTTGGCTCAACAACTGGATCTTTGAACTCGGTGATGACTGCTGTAATGAGCGGTTAGAGGAAAAAATTGAGCGGTTGGTAAATGCGATAGCACAATCTGAAGCGACGCTGATTTTTGTCTCTAACGAAGTCGGCATGGGTATTGTGCCGCTCGGCGCTGTCAGTCGCTACTTTGTTGATAATGCGGGACGGATGAATCAAAAATTGGCGATCGTATGTGAGCAAGTCACGTTTGTCGCTGCGGGCTTGCCGCTTGAGCTCAAACCACAGGAAGGGAAGAAATGA
- a CDS encoding adenosylcobinamide-GDP ribazoletransferase, whose protein sequence is MSASDNTLHSETRSLRYQSELFLLAVSFFSRIPVPSDLPYSETRMNQAGRYFALVGVLLGLLCAAVFSLASLLFPNSVAIVLTMVFSLLLTGAFHEDGLTDMADGIGGGMTLERRLTIMKDSRIGTYGAATLMMALLAKFVFWSELANEPQFWLMIVVAYTVSRALAATLIYDMPYVSDADTSKSKPLANKQSSLEVAILLFTGGVVALLLGVTQAVVIILVLALFRVGFKRWLTKRIGGFTGDCLGAAQQLAELLVYLTLIAFSHSL, encoded by the coding sequence GTGTCTGCTTCGGATAATACACTCCATTCAGAGACTCGTTCTTTGCGCTATCAGAGTGAGCTTTTCTTGCTCGCAGTAAGCTTTTTTAGCCGTATACCAGTGCCTTCTGATTTACCTTACAGTGAAACGCGCATGAACCAAGCGGGTCGATATTTTGCTTTGGTCGGAGTGTTGCTAGGGCTACTGTGCGCAGCTGTGTTTTCACTGGCGAGTCTGTTGTTCCCAAACTCAGTTGCCATCGTGTTAACCATGGTATTTAGCCTGCTGCTTACCGGCGCGTTCCATGAAGACGGTTTAACGGATATGGCGGATGGTATTGGCGGTGGTATGACGTTAGAGCGCCGCTTAACCATCATGAAAGACAGCCGCATCGGGACTTACGGAGCGGCAACGCTAATGATGGCGCTGCTGGCGAAGTTTGTATTTTGGAGCGAGTTAGCCAATGAACCTCAATTTTGGCTGATGATCGTCGTGGCGTACACCGTGAGCCGAGCGCTAGCAGCCACTCTCATATATGACATGCCTTACGTTAGTGACGCGGATACCTCGAAAAGTAAACCGTTAGCGAACAAACAATCGAGCTTAGAAGTCGCGATACTACTGTTCACAGGTGGGGTTGTAGCGCTGTTATTGGGCGTGACTCAGGCAGTGGTTATCATATTGGTGTTGGCACTGTTTCGTGTCGGCTTTAAACGCTGGCTGACCAAACGTATCGGCGGATTTACTGGCGATTGCCTTGGTGCCGCGCAGCAGCTTGCAGAGTTGCTTGTTTATCTCACTCTTATCGCATTTAGTCATTCATTATGA
- the cobT gene encoding nicotinate-nucleotide--dimethylbenzimidazole phosphoribosyltransferase, protein MDRSFASEIQARIDNKTKPVGALGLLEKVALELALIQSQDKPQAVETIEIRKPTMLVFAGDHGIAEEGVSIAPSAVTQQMVANFLAGGAAINCFCDLNQIDFKVIDCGMLSPIDTLVPDFKHHPNLIEKRLGNGTANFAKQTAMSLEQVALGLEYGAKVAEHAILSGSNLLMFGEMGIGNTSSASALLTALSPLEVDHCVGYGTGITQEQLNRKIKLVAQGVNRCRDLDTKGALAQVGGFEIVQIVGAFLEAKRHKTPVLVDGFIVSVAAYVATLLDEETRDYMLFAHNSEENGHKFVLECLQAEPLLDLGLRLGEGTGAALALPLVKAAAQFYNNMASFESAGVTV, encoded by the coding sequence ATGGATCGCTCTTTTGCCTCAGAAATTCAAGCTCGCATTGATAACAAAACCAAACCAGTAGGCGCTCTTGGTTTGCTCGAAAAAGTAGCCTTAGAACTGGCGCTAATTCAAAGCCAAGATAAGCCGCAAGCGGTTGAAACAATAGAAATTCGCAAACCAACCATGTTGGTATTCGCTGGTGATCACGGCATCGCTGAAGAAGGGGTGAGCATTGCGCCAAGTGCTGTGACTCAACAAATGGTGGCGAATTTTCTTGCTGGAGGTGCCGCCATTAATTGTTTCTGTGACCTCAACCAAATTGACTTTAAGGTCATTGATTGTGGCATGTTGTCGCCCATCGATACCTTAGTTCCGGACTTTAAACATCATCCCAACTTGATTGAGAAACGTCTGGGAAATGGCACGGCAAACTTTGCTAAACAAACAGCGATGTCACTAGAACAAGTCGCGCTAGGTTTGGAATATGGTGCCAAAGTTGCTGAACACGCGATCCTGAGTGGTTCGAACTTGTTGATGTTTGGCGAGATGGGGATTGGCAATACAAGTTCTGCATCGGCACTGTTAACTGCGCTGAGTCCATTGGAAGTAGACCATTGTGTTGGCTATGGTACGGGTATTACTCAAGAGCAACTCAACCGCAAGATCAAGCTAGTTGCACAAGGTGTGAATCGCTGTCGTGACCTTGATACTAAAGGCGCGTTGGCTCAAGTCGGTGGGTTCGAAATCGTGCAAATAGTTGGCGCATTCTTAGAAGCGAAACGCCATAAAACGCCAGTCTTGGTCGACGGATTTATCGTATCTGTAGCCGCTTACGTCGCGACTCTATTAGATGAAGAGACGCGAGATTACATGCTGTTTGCACATAACTCAGAAGAAAATGGGCACAAGTTTGTGCTGGAATGCTTACAAGCTGAGCCTCTCTTGGATCTTGGGTTGCGCTTGGGTGAAGGGACCGGAGCCGCACTTGCTTTACCACTGGTAAAAGCGGCGGCTCAGTTTTACAACAACATGGCGAGCTTTGAGAGTGCGGGAGTGACGGTTTAG